A single region of the Dehalococcoides mccartyi genome encodes:
- a CDS encoding ATP-binding protein encodes MTRSLKWRLITLFCLLIAGCVGILSIFLSNHLEDSYMDNLQSRLIQEVTLFSRVVPEHITESADSFDAYIKKLGASLDIRLTVIAPDGQVLADSLQSPSEMENHSTRVEFIDALKDGIGIDMHQSASLGYEMLYVAASIKDGTGVLAVVRVALPVEEVYAAVGDVDRTILLGAVVSILAAGLLAVWVAANVSRPVKELTAISRRIAQGQIDTIQIDVSGKGEMEELAHAFRLMTERLRDSIKAVSSERDRLSAVLQRMGDGIFLLDREGVISLLNPASERIFKLEAEGIIGHSFVEAIRDHEIHSVFEHARSSGKQEMGFVELAAGRRFLGIIATPLVSQSGYLVLVQDLSELRRLEKVRRDFVANISHELRTPISSLKLLTETLQEGAASDPAVAAGFIDKIHLEVDKLAQLVTELSDLSAIESGQAVLRLQPGDISTAIKLAAERLRPQAERAGISLGVELPETLPQVKLDENRVEQVLVNLVHNAIKFTPKGGRIKIGARTQGQTLVIYVSDSGIGIPEEDLTRVFERFYKVDKARSSGGTGLGLAISKHIVQAHGGTIWAESVYGKGATFSFGLPLT; translated from the coding sequence ATGACCAGAAGCCTTAAATGGCGTTTGATAACCCTGTTCTGCCTGCTTATTGCCGGTTGCGTGGGTATACTCAGCATATTTCTTTCCAATCACCTGGAAGATTCGTATATGGACAATCTTCAGTCACGCCTGATACAGGAGGTTACTCTGTTTTCGCGGGTAGTGCCCGAACATATTACCGAAAGTGCTGACAGTTTTGATGCCTATATAAAGAAGCTTGGGGCTTCGCTGGACATACGGCTGACGGTGATTGCCCCTGACGGACAGGTGCTTGCAGATTCACTTCAGTCTCCCTCCGAAATGGAAAACCACTCTACCAGAGTTGAGTTTATTGATGCCCTGAAAGATGGTATCGGTATAGACATGCATCAGTCTGCCAGCTTGGGTTACGAAATGCTGTATGTGGCTGCGTCTATTAAAGACGGGACAGGTGTGCTGGCGGTAGTGAGGGTGGCTTTGCCGGTGGAAGAAGTGTACGCCGCCGTAGGGGATGTAGACCGGACTATTTTGCTGGGTGCGGTGGTAAGCATACTGGCGGCCGGACTTTTGGCGGTTTGGGTAGCGGCTAATGTCAGCCGCCCGGTTAAAGAACTGACAGCAATTTCCCGGCGTATTGCCCAGGGGCAGATTGATACCATTCAGATAGATGTAAGCGGCAAAGGCGAAATGGAAGAATTGGCACACGCCTTCCGCCTGATGACAGAGCGCCTGCGTGACAGTATTAAAGCAGTCAGTTCGGAGCGTGACCGCCTTTCGGCGGTGCTGCAGCGGATGGGTGACGGCATATTCCTGCTGGACCGTGAGGGGGTAATAAGTCTTTTAAACCCCGCCTCCGAGAGGATATTTAAGCTGGAAGCAGAAGGGATAATAGGGCATAGCTTTGTGGAAGCGATACGTGACCATGAAATCCACTCTGTTTTTGAGCATGCCAGATCCTCGGGTAAACAGGAGATGGGCTTTGTCGAGCTTGCCGCCGGCAGGCGTTTTCTGGGCATTATTGCCACTCCGCTGGTCAGCCAGTCAGGTTATCTGGTGCTGGTGCAGGACCTTTCAGAGCTTCGTCGGCTGGAAAAGGTAAGGAGGGATTTTGTAGCTAATATTTCCCATGAATTGCGCACCCCTATCAGCTCTTTGAAACTGTTGACCGAAACTTTGCAGGAAGGTGCGGCGTCTGACCCAGCGGTTGCGGCCGGGTTTATTGATAAAATTCACCTTGAGGTAGATAAATTGGCTCAGCTGGTTACCGAATTGAGTGACCTTTCAGCTATCGAGAGCGGGCAGGCGGTTTTACGCCTTCAGCCGGGAGATATTTCAACCGCAATCAAGCTTGCGGCGGAAAGGCTTAGGCCTCAGGCTGAACGGGCAGGTATAAGCCTTGGGGTAGAACTGCCCGAAACTCTGCCGCAAGTAAAACTGGATGAAAACCGGGTTGAACAGGTGTTGGTCAATCTGGTGCATAATGCTATCAAGTTTACCCCTAAAGGCGGCAGGATAAAGATTGGGGCCCGCACCCAAGGGCAAACACTGGTAATCTATGTATCTGACAGCGGTATAGGTATACCCGAAGAGGACCTTACCCGGGTGTTTGAGCGTTTTTACAAAGTAGACAAAGCCCGTTCCAGCGGGGGTACAGGTTTGGGTTTGGCTATTTCCAAGCATATAGTGCAAGCGCATGGCGGGACTATTTGGGCAGAGAGTGTTTATGGCAAAGGGGCTACATTCAGCTTCGGTTTACCCCTGACCTGA
- a CDS encoding methylglyoxal synthase → MERITLALVAHDNKKQEMVELVKKHETDLGSLNLVATRTTGKLIQASTSLNVNLLQSGPLGGDQQIGAMVASGVVTAIIFLRDPLTAQPHEPDISALMRVCDVHNVPLATNISTAEAVLHLIFEHPEELKEHRLKSQLLNSLNS, encoded by the coding sequence ATGGAAAGAATAACTTTAGCTCTGGTAGCCCATGATAACAAGAAGCAGGAAATGGTTGAACTGGTAAAAAAGCATGAGACGGATCTGGGAAGCCTTAATCTGGTAGCCACCCGCACCACCGGTAAGCTCATTCAGGCCAGCACCAGTTTGAATGTAAATCTGCTGCAAAGCGGCCCTCTGGGAGGTGACCAGCAGATTGGTGCTATGGTAGCCAGCGGGGTAGTAACCGCTATCATATTCCTTCGTGACCCCCTGACCGCCCAGCCCCATGAACCTGATATTTCCGCCCTGATGCGAGTGTGTGACGTACACAATGTACCCTTGGCTACCAACATATCTACTGCTGAAGCCGTGCTGCACCTTATATTCGAGCATCCGGAGGAACTTAAGGAGCATAGGCTGAAGAGCCAGCTTTTAAATAGTCTGAACAGCTGA
- a CDS encoding phosphate ABC transporter substrate-binding protein: MNKIVNKKKIMLPATAVMLLALGMAGCSNDTDNTDNPDNTSALSGTINEAGSTTVQPLAEKLAAAFKVLYPNVNVVIGGGGSSVGVKSVTEGTVDIGAASRDLKDTETGLTKHLLAKDGIAIVVHPDNTAVNNLTIDQVRDIFAGVITNWSQVGGPDKTIHVMAREEGSGTRTAFEELVMGADVRIVANAVLQNSNGALKTALSGDKDAIGFISFGYIDSNVKALSINGIAATSENGKNGTYPIIRPLYFLTKGTPSELVQAFLDYCMSDAVQQIITEEGYLSVN, from the coding sequence GTGAACAAGATAGTAAATAAGAAAAAAATTATGCTGCCTGCGACTGCCGTAATGCTGCTGGCATTGGGTATGGCAGGGTGCAGCAATGATACAGATAATACAGATAACCCGGACAATACTTCCGCTCTCTCAGGAACTATCAACGAGGCCGGTTCTACTACTGTTCAGCCTCTGGCTGAAAAACTGGCAGCCGCTTTCAAAGTTCTGTACCCGAATGTTAATGTGGTAATAGGCGGCGGCGGTTCATCAGTTGGGGTTAAATCTGTAACCGAGGGGACTGTAGATATCGGGGCGGCTTCGCGTGACCTGAAAGACACCGAAACAGGCCTGACTAAACATCTGCTGGCCAAAGACGGTATTGCCATAGTGGTTCACCCTGATAATACCGCGGTAAATAACCTGACTATAGACCAGGTACGGGATATCTTTGCCGGCGTAATAACCAACTGGAGCCAGGTGGGCGGCCCGGACAAGACAATCCATGTAATGGCCCGTGAAGAGGGTTCCGGCACCAGAACCGCCTTTGAGGAACTGGTCATGGGTGCTGATGTGCGGATTGTAGCCAATGCAGTCCTCCAGAACTCCAACGGTGCTCTTAAGACCGCTCTTTCCGGTGACAAAGATGCCATCGGCTTTATCTCCTTCGGCTATATAGATTCAAATGTAAAAGCCCTGAGCATAAACGGTATAGCTGCTACCTCCGAGAATGGTAAAAACGGTACTTACCCCATTATCCGCCCGCTCTACTTCCTGACCAAAGGCACTCCCAGCGAACTGGTACAGGCCTTCCTGGACTACTGTATGAGCGATGCAGTCCAGCAGATAATAACTGAAGAAGGTTACTTATCTGTAAACTAA
- the pstC gene encoding phosphate ABC transporter permease subunit PstC yields the protein MLPRYLTDKLAKYGVFITALVSILVLLAIAVFIIKGGLPLFGEVNPLDFLFGESWSPTYGEYGILSMIVGSLLVTLGAMLIAVPLGIACAILLAEVAPRKVRNLLRPAVELLVGIPSVVYGLVGIMVIVPAVRSLGGTGYSILAAVLVLSIMVLPTIISISEDSLRAVPRTYREGSLALGASHWQTIWHVLLPAARSGVGASIVLGMGRAIGETMAMIMVIGNAVIIPSSPLDPARTLTGNIAVEINYAAGLHENALFATGLVLLILILILNSLATLALKRGEQHA from the coding sequence ATGTTGCCCAGATATCTTACTGATAAATTAGCCAAATACGGGGTTTTTATTACTGCTCTTGTTTCCATACTGGTACTGCTGGCTATTGCAGTATTTATTATAAAAGGCGGTTTGCCATTATTCGGCGAAGTAAACCCGCTGGATTTCCTGTTCGGGGAGAGCTGGAGCCCCACCTATGGCGAATACGGCATACTATCCATGATAGTGGGCTCTCTGCTGGTTACTCTTGGCGCTATGCTGATTGCAGTGCCGCTGGGTATTGCCTGTGCTATTTTGCTGGCAGAGGTTGCACCCCGGAAGGTGCGTAATCTGCTTCGTCCGGCAGTTGAACTACTGGTGGGTATTCCCTCTGTGGTTTACGGTTTGGTAGGCATAATGGTAATTGTACCGGCTGTAAGAAGCCTGGGAGGGACAGGTTATTCCATACTGGCGGCAGTGCTGGTACTCTCAATTATGGTTTTACCAACTATTATCAGCATCTCCGAAGATAGTCTGCGGGCTGTACCCCGCACCTATCGGGAAGGGTCCCTGGCACTGGGTGCCAGCCATTGGCAAACTATCTGGCATGTGCTGCTGCCGGCCGCCCGTTCCGGGGTAGGGGCAAGCATAGTGCTGGGCATGGGGCGGGCTATCGGTGAGACTATGGCTATGATTATGGTTATAGGGAATGCGGTTATTATTCCCTCTTCCCCTCTTGACCCCGCCAGAACACTCACAGGTAATATTGCGGTAGAGATAAACTATGCGGCAGGTCTGCATGAAAATGCCCTTTTTGCCACCGGTTTGGTGCTTCTCATCTTGATACTTATACTAAACAGTCTGGCTACTTTGGCGTTGAAGCGGGGTGAACAACATGCTTAG
- the pstA gene encoding phosphate ABC transporter permease PstA — MLRFTSRSTQKVAFVLLWTAGIITLLVLLLIIGYIIIRGLPGFSWDFLFTPPAGGLAGEGGISSTIVTTLYLVGLTLLILVPVGIGAAIYLVEYAPDNRLTRFIRYGVQTLAGVPSILFGLFGFALFVTVLHFRFSILSGALTLACLLLPVLITATEEALKTVPRSYRAGAMALGATKWQAVTHVILPAALPGIATGVILCAGRALGETACLYVTMGGSAAMPDSLLSGGRSLALHVFYLATETNAIDKAMATAAVLIVIIVGLNALTNFISRRFQKRISGGV, encoded by the coding sequence ATGCTTAGATTTACTTCCCGCAGTACCCAGAAAGTGGCATTTGTGCTGTTGTGGACAGCAGGTATTATCACTCTGCTGGTTCTGCTGCTTATCATAGGTTATATAATTATCAGGGGATTGCCCGGTTTCTCCTGGGATTTTCTGTTTACCCCGCCGGCTGGCGGTCTGGCAGGAGAGGGAGGTATTTCCTCTACAATTGTGACTACTCTTTATCTGGTCGGGCTGACCCTGCTGATACTGGTACCGGTGGGTATCGGGGCGGCTATATACCTGGTGGAATATGCACCAGACAACCGCCTGACCCGTTTTATACGTTACGGAGTTCAAACTCTGGCGGGTGTGCCTTCTATCCTGTTTGGTTTGTTCGGGTTTGCCCTGTTTGTTACTGTTTTGCATTTCCGTTTTTCCATACTTTCGGGCGCGCTTACACTGGCATGCCTTCTGCTTCCTGTGCTTATCACTGCTACGGAAGAAGCGTTGAAGACAGTTCCCCGTTCTTACCGGGCAGGGGCAATGGCTTTGGGGGCTACCAAGTGGCAGGCGGTGACTCACGTGATACTGCCGGCGGCTTTGCCGGGTATTGCAACCGGGGTAATTTTATGTGCCGGGCGGGCACTGGGTGAAACCGCCTGTTTGTATGTTACTATGGGAGGGAGCGCTGCCATGCCGGATTCACTCCTTTCAGGCGGGCGCTCACTGGCACTGCATGTCTTTTATCTGGCTACCGAAACTAATGCCATAGATAAAGCCATGGCGACAGCCGCAGTTTTAATAGTGATTATTGTGGGATTAAATGCCTTGACCAATTTCATTTCCCGGCGTTTCCAGAAACGCATAAGCGGAGGAGTTTAA
- the pstB gene encoding phosphate ABC transporter ATP-binding protein PstB produces the protein MEPKIKIRGVNFFYHQHQVLKNINMDFPDRQITAIIGPSGCGKSTLLRALNRMNDLVSGARLEGEILLDNESVYSPSLDVVNLRKRVGMVFQQPNPFPKSIFDNVAFGPRMLGTTAQSRLDEIVEKSLRQAALWDEVKDNLHKSGLALSGGQQQRLCIARVLAVEPEVILMDEPCSALDPVSTMRIEELMQELKQNYTIAIVTHNMQQAARASDWTGFLLTGDLVEYGRTGEIFSRPKDKRTEDYITGRFG, from the coding sequence ATGGAACCTAAAATCAAAATCCGCGGTGTAAATTTCTTTTACCACCAGCACCAGGTACTTAAAAATATAAATATGGATTTCCCCGACCGCCAGATAACCGCCATTATAGGCCCTTCGGGATGCGGCAAAAGTACCCTTTTACGTGCTCTTAACCGGATGAATGACCTGGTCAGCGGAGCCAGGCTGGAGGGTGAGATATTGCTGGATAATGAAAGTGTTTATTCCCCCAGCCTGGACGTGGTCAATCTCCGCAAACGGGTTGGTATGGTCTTTCAGCAGCCCAATCCCTTTCCAAAGAGCATTTTTGACAATGTGGCTTTCGGTCCGCGCATGCTGGGTACTACTGCCCAGTCACGTCTGGATGAGATAGTGGAAAAAAGCCTGCGGCAGGCGGCACTTTGGGATGAGGTCAAGGATAATTTGCACAAATCCGGTCTGGCACTTTCCGGCGGGCAGCAGCAAAGACTGTGTATTGCCAGAGTGCTGGCGGTAGAGCCGGAAGTTATCCTAATGGATGAGCCCTGTTCCGCACTTGACCCTGTGAGCACTATGAGAATTGAAGAATTGATGCAGGAACTCAAGCAGAACTATACTATCGCTATCGTAACCCACAATATGCAGCAGGCAGCCCGTGCCTCAGACTGGACAGGGTTTCTGCTGACGGGTGACCTGGTTGAATACGGTCGTACCGGTGAGATTTTTTCCCGACCCAAAGACAAGCGCACTGAAGATTATATTACCGGCCGGTTCGGTTAA
- the phoU gene encoding phosphate signaling complex protein PhoU: MPRMGFDRHLRELENDLLLLGSMVGKAIDRSMQAMKERDLELAKQVIEEDKYINQKRFEIEEKSIELMATQQPMARDLRIIVAVLNIIVDLERIGDHAEGNAKIALMLGEEPPLKPLIDLPRMSLKTEEMLNRALGAFVRRDSAEALRVIDEDDEVDGLYNQVFRELLVFMAEDPHTISRATRLIWAAHNLERSADRVTNICERVLFVITGKSEEFGSSKY; the protein is encoded by the coding sequence ATGCCGCGAATGGGATTTGACCGTCACCTTAGGGAACTTGAAAATGACTTGCTCCTGTTGGGAAGCATGGTAGGCAAGGCTATTGACCGCTCTATGCAGGCTATGAAAGAGCGGGATTTGGAACTGGCCAAACAGGTTATAGAAGAAGACAAATATATTAACCAAAAACGTTTTGAGATAGAAGAAAAAAGCATAGAGCTTATGGCTACCCAGCAGCCGATGGCCCGTGACCTGCGGATAATCGTAGCTGTGCTTAACATAATAGTTGACCTTGAACGTATTGGCGACCATGCCGAAGGTAATGCCAAAATAGCCCTTATGCTAGGTGAAGAGCCTCCTCTTAAACCGCTTATTGACCTGCCCCGTATGTCTCTGAAAACAGAGGAAATGCTCAACCGGGCACTGGGGGCTTTTGTCAGGCGTGACTCTGCTGAAGCTCTGCGGGTAATAGACGAAGATGATGAAGTAGACGGCCTGTATAATCAGGTTTTTCGGGAGCTTCTGGTCTTTATGGCTGAAGACCCCCATACTATCTCACGTGCAACCCGTCTTATCTGGGCGGCCCATAATCTGGAAAGAAGTGCGGATAGGGTTACCAATATTTGTGAAAGGGTGCTCTTTGTGATTACCGGTAAATCTGAAGAGTTTGGTTCATCAAAGTACTGA
- a CDS encoding low molecular weight phosphatase family protein translates to MKDKNQVLFVCLHNAGRSQAAEAIFNHLAGDKALALSAGTEPSLALNAKVVKVLKEGGINTDGLKPKLLNPGMLDSASRVISMGCDVTLSCPGHLYGKEDWGITDPRGKNLAEVRLIVESIRQKVEKLLDELGIKYGV, encoded by the coding sequence ATGAAAGACAAAAACCAGGTCTTGTTTGTATGTTTGCATAATGCCGGCCGTTCTCAGGCAGCCGAGGCTATTTTTAATCATCTGGCCGGGGACAAAGCTCTGGCACTTTCCGCCGGGACAGAACCTTCTTTAGCTCTTAATGCGAAGGTAGTGAAAGTGCTGAAAGAGGGCGGCATAAATACAGATGGTCTCAAACCTAAACTGCTTAATCCGGGTATGCTGGATAGTGCCAGCCGGGTTATCAGTATGGGGTGTGATGTTACTCTGTCCTGCCCGGGGCATCTGTACGGCAAGGAAGATTGGGGCATAACCGATCCGCGGGGTAAAAATCTGGCGGAAGTTCGCCTGATAGTGGAAAGTATCCGCCAAAAGGTGGAAAAACTGCTGGATGAGCTTGGTATAAAATACGGGGTATAA